ATTGGGAACCTATCGGCCGTTTGGTTCGTAATTCCCAGATTTGTACCCAAAATATAAGTTGTATTGGAAATTACTTAAAACTATGTATAATATAAAAACGTTACAAGACCAATTGATTCGGCATTTACGAAAACACGCAGAAAATACAATACAAGAACCTCACCGTTCAATTTCCCATTTATTCACATGACACGCAGAAAGCACACTACAGCATTCAAGAACAAGAGATTACTAGATCACTGTATACTGCATACTTTTGCTTAACCAGTAATTTGAATGGGCTTAACATCATGTTTCTTAACTTCCGCCTTGGGAACAGTGACAGTAAGAACACCATTCTCCATGGATGCCTTCACCTGATCCATCTTGGCGTTCTCGGGGAGCCTGAACCTCCGCATGAACTTGCCGCTGCTGCGCTCCACACGGTGCCAGGTGTCATTCTTGTCCTCCTTCTCAACGTTCCTCTCGCCGCTGATCTGAAGGACACTGTTATCTTCGATCTCAACCTTCACTTCCTCCTTCTTCAGACCAGGAAGATCAGCCTTGAACACATGCGCTTCGGGAGTCTCCTTCCAATCCACACGAGTGTTCACGAATGCAGAATTCTCTGAAGAAGTAAGAGAGCTCGGGAATTGGAAGTCCCTGAAAGGGTCCCAGACGTCGAGGGAGAAAGGGTCGCTCCTTCTGCCACCAAAGAAACTTGGAATCAGCGACATCTTCTCTTTGTTTGATGATTAAGGTTGTAACTTGCAAGCAGAGAATGTAGGTGTAATTGTCGTTGTCAATGCTTGTGCCCGATGATGTTGAAGGTGAGAGAGGACAAGAGGTATTTATAGTGATTAATGGTGGAACGGAATGAAGATGCAGCTTCTAGAAATATCCTACTTATTTCTTCATCTATTCGATTCGAAGCTGTTCTGGATTCCTCTGGGGCTAGTAGAGAAATAGAACATGATACAACAAGAAGGctctagatttttttttttttcgtttacaGAAGGCTCTAGATTCAACATTACAGCCTCTTGTGTGAAGCCCATGACTTAAAGGGCTTAAGGATTGATTAAAATGAAACAATGAGCccaataacaaataaataatagaacTCAAGTTCTTACCAGTATGAC
The genomic region above belongs to Arachis duranensis cultivar V14167 chromosome 3, aradu.V14167.gnm2.J7QH, whole genome shotgun sequence and contains:
- the LOC107480777 gene encoding 17.3 kDa class I heat shock protein isoform X4; amino-acid sequence: MSLIPSFFGGRRSDPFSLDVWDPFRDFQFPSSLTSSENSAFVNTRVDWKETPEAHVFKADLPGLKKEEVKVEIEDNSVLQISGERNVEKEDKNDTWHRVERSSGKFMRRFRLPENAKMDQVKASMENGVLTVTVPKAEVKKPDVKPIQITG